Proteins encoded together in one Vigna angularis cultivar LongXiaoDou No.4 chromosome 5, ASM1680809v1, whole genome shotgun sequence window:
- the LOC108339556 gene encoding uncharacterized protein LOC108339556, whose translation MSTTIPTLLSPTLSFKPAFPSTQFQPFRTQVRRKLIGFSVKSPTFPLGRISALNDKGSNGDVLTGLDEAEKEARGNSTMPERFRYLTKEVPSPPVRWPWLVVVAFLIYAWRAVLFELSNWKNAALAIARFIGYLFKYAFAIVYHFIGSPITFSIRCMEDLFYTVRACYSWIIGNAPVPDLTLIIVLASTVLAIGEATVPNCINNQPYVLTVSGLIGYAAVRGYISEPLFWTLLLGVYAFSKFLKKRDDVSAAMPVAAVLAGVGEPWVRVLVIISYTALAIYQYSKMPSEGKEAGEDETSEMRLPIPLLLAAFAIGLRVAAKWAGYRHLTWMIV comes from the exons ATGTCCACAACAATCCCAACCCTCTTATCTCCCACTCTCTCTTTCAAACCCGCATTCCCTTCTACCCAATTCCAACCCTTCAGGACCCAAGTCAGACGAAAACTCATCGGCTTTTCCGTCAAATCCCCCACCTTCCCTCTGGGGAGGATTTCAGCGCTAAACGACAAGGGCAGTAACGGCGACGTTTTGACTGGGTTGGATGAAGCAGAGAAAGAGGCGCGAGGGAATAGCACCATGCCCGAACGCTTTAGGTACCTCACCAAAGAAGTTCCAAGTCCTCCTGTTCGGTGGCCATGGCTTGTGG TGGTGGCTTTTCTTATCTATGCTTGGAGAGCTGTTCTATTTGAATTGTCAAACTGGAAGAATGCTGCATTGGCAATTGCTCGTTTTATAGGATATCTCTTCAAATACGCGTTTGCTATAGTCTACCATTTCATAGGAAGTCCAATCACGTTTTCAATTAGATGCATGGAGGATTTATTTTACACAGTTCGGGCTTGTTACTCTTGGATAATTGGCAATGCCCCTGTACCAGACCTGACCCTCATCATTGTGCTAGCATCAACTGTTTTGGCCATTGGTGAAGCTACTGTACCAAACTGCatcaacaaccaaccttatgttTTGACTGTATCTGGTCTTATTGGCTATGCTGCTGTTAGAGGATATATATCTGAACCTTTGTTCTGGACCCTTTTGCTTGGGGTGTATGccttttcaaaatttctcaaGAAGAGAGATGATGTTTCAGCTGCAATGCCAGTGGCAGCCGTGCTTGCTGGTGTTGGGGAGCCTTGGGTTAGAGTTTTGGTGATTATTTCATACACGGCCTTAGCCATATATCAGTATTCCAAAATGCCTTCAGAAGGGAAAGAAGCTGGAGAAGATGAAACAAGTGAGATGAGGCTTCCAATTCCACTTCTTCTTGCAGCTTTCGCTATTGGTTTGCGAGTTGCTGCTAAGTGGGCTGGGTACAGGCACTTGACATGGATGATTGTATGA